The following are encoded in a window of Colius striatus isolate bColStr4 chromosome 25, bColStr4.1.hap1, whole genome shotgun sequence genomic DNA:
- the LOC133627782 gene encoding HAUS augmin-like complex subunit 8 isoform X1, with product MATSRPRPEAKPARMSGQAPNRSARGASGRVSETEPKGGRVVKSRYLQCFQKDGEKGNSVHSFSTSTAKTSAATKPRSVPRKRGASAGRVPGSLNQSSFEKGDLQSTLLDEDKSSRPELDLSPVTDKSACEETHHSKPVCKGATGTRKSRAKKKGNDDVVIEELESLTLLLTYLRIKAEKNLAELEKKTEENLLRLCEEKERQQEKLWELKREILLKEREQRLEEALDKQMDVLSPLVAVCEQFKEQYKNFATSLDAARHKLPIRNIHIEGDAQTYLDGLQKELTVTQELLAEIMPRYSEESTQVFGVLKDLKEVSQKLDQEIQRSSTQVQNLAFEVSKEVSLCNQRKCEEQHGPDVVRDWYFG from the exons ATGGCCACCTCCCGCCCAAGACCTGAGGCGAAACCGGCGAG GATGTCCGGGCAGGCCCCCAACCGCAGCGCCAGGGGGGCGAGCGGACGAGTGTCCGAGACGGAGCCGAAAG GAGGACGGGTCGTGAAGTCGCGCTATCTGCAGTGCTTTCAGAAGGACGGCGAGAAG GGTAATTCAGTACATTCTTTTTCGACATCCACTGCTAAAACATCCGCTGCCACTAAACCCAGATCAGTGCCTCGGAAACGTGGCGCTTCGGCTG GTCGTGTCCCTGGCTCATTAAACCAAAGCAGTTTTGAGAAAGGTGACTTGCAATCCACTTTATTAGATGAAGATAAAAGTAGTCGACCAGAGCTTGATCTTTCACCTGTTACTG ATAAAAGTGCTTGTGAAGAGACTCATCATTCAAAACCTGTTTGCAAAGGAGCTACTGGGACACGTAAAAGCCGAGCAAAAAAG aagGGAAATGATGATGTTGTGATTGAAGAGCTGGAGTCTCTGACACTGCTTTTAACTTACCTAAGAATAAAG gcagaaaaaaatcttgctgagctggagaaaaaaacagaagagaacttGTTAAGGTTAtgtgaagaaaaggagagacagcAGGAGAAGCTCTGGGAGCTGAAGCGTGAAATTCTACTCaaagagagagagcagagactAGAGGAAGCATTAGACAAACAG ATGGATGTACTTTCCCCCCTTGTTGCTGTTTGTGAACAGTTTAAGGAGCAATATAAAAACTTTGCTACTTCGCTGGATGCCGCTAGACATAAATTACCCATCAGGAATATTCACATAGAAGGAGATGCACAAACATACCTTG ATGGCCTGCAGAAGGAGTTAactgtcacacaggaacttctgGCAGAAATTATGCCACGCTACTCAGAAGAAAGCACACAAGTGTTTGGGGTACTGAAAGACCTTAAAGAAGTCTCTCAGAAACTGGATCAAGAGATTCAAAG GAGCTCCACACAAGTGCAGAACCTGGCGTTTGAAgttagtaaagaagtttctctgtgtaaccaaagaaaatgtgaagagcAGCATGGACCAGATGTTGTAAGAGACTGGTACTTCGGCTAA
- the LOC133627782 gene encoding HAUS augmin-like complex subunit 8 isoform X3: protein MASAVRLRGEAGRRARLSSRRFFLRRTGREVALSAVLSEGRREGRVPGSLNQSSFEKGDLQSTLLDEDKSSRPELDLSPVTDKSACEETHHSKPVCKGATGTRKSRAKKKGNDDVVIEELESLTLLLTYLRIKAEKNLAELEKKTEENLLRLCEEKERQQEKLWELKREILLKEREQRLEEALDKQMDVLSPLVAVCEQFKEQYKNFATSLDAARHKLPIRNIHIEGDAQTYLDGLQKELTVTQELLAEIMPRYSEESTQVFGVLKDLKEVSQKLDQEIQRSSTQVQNLAFEVSKEVSLCNQRKCEEQHGPDVVRDWYFG from the exons ATGGCGAGCGCGGTCCGCCTGAGGGGCGAGGCGGGGCGGCGGGCCCGGCTGAGCTCTCGCCGCTTCTTCCTCAGGAGGACGGGTCGTGAAGTCGCGCTATCTGCAGTGCTTTCAGAAGGACGGCGAGAAG GTCGTGTCCCTGGCTCATTAAACCAAAGCAGTTTTGAGAAAGGTGACTTGCAATCCACTTTATTAGATGAAGATAAAAGTAGTCGACCAGAGCTTGATCTTTCACCTGTTACTG ATAAAAGTGCTTGTGAAGAGACTCATCATTCAAAACCTGTTTGCAAAGGAGCTACTGGGACACGTAAAAGCCGAGCAAAAAAG aagGGAAATGATGATGTTGTGATTGAAGAGCTGGAGTCTCTGACACTGCTTTTAACTTACCTAAGAATAAAG gcagaaaaaaatcttgctgagctggagaaaaaaacagaagagaacttGTTAAGGTTAtgtgaagaaaaggagagacagcAGGAGAAGCTCTGGGAGCTGAAGCGTGAAATTCTACTCaaagagagagagcagagactAGAGGAAGCATTAGACAAACAG ATGGATGTACTTTCCCCCCTTGTTGCTGTTTGTGAACAGTTTAAGGAGCAATATAAAAACTTTGCTACTTCGCTGGATGCCGCTAGACATAAATTACCCATCAGGAATATTCACATAGAAGGAGATGCACAAACATACCTTG ATGGCCTGCAGAAGGAGTTAactgtcacacaggaacttctgGCAGAAATTATGCCACGCTACTCAGAAGAAAGCACACAAGTGTTTGGGGTACTGAAAGACCTTAAAGAAGTCTCTCAGAAACTGGATCAAGAGATTCAAAG GAGCTCCACACAAGTGCAGAACCTGGCGTTTGAAgttagtaaagaagtttctctgtgtaaccaaagaaaatgtgaagagcAGCATGGACCAGATGTTGTAAGAGACTGGTACTTCGGCTAA
- the LOC133627782 gene encoding HAUS augmin-like complex subunit 8 isoform X2, whose amino-acid sequence MATSRPRPEAKPARMSGQAPNRSARGASGRVSETEPKGGRVVKSRYLQCFQKDGEKGNSVHSFSTSTAKTSAATKPRSVPRKRGASAGRVPGSLNQSSFEKGDLQSTLLDEDKSSRPELDLSPVTDKSACEETHHSKPVCKGATGTRKSRAKKGNDDVVIEELESLTLLLTYLRIKAEKNLAELEKKTEENLLRLCEEKERQQEKLWELKREILLKEREQRLEEALDKQMDVLSPLVAVCEQFKEQYKNFATSLDAARHKLPIRNIHIEGDAQTYLDGLQKELTVTQELLAEIMPRYSEESTQVFGVLKDLKEVSQKLDQEIQRSSTQVQNLAFEVSKEVSLCNQRKCEEQHGPDVVRDWYFG is encoded by the exons ATGGCCACCTCCCGCCCAAGACCTGAGGCGAAACCGGCGAG GATGTCCGGGCAGGCCCCCAACCGCAGCGCCAGGGGGGCGAGCGGACGAGTGTCCGAGACGGAGCCGAAAG GAGGACGGGTCGTGAAGTCGCGCTATCTGCAGTGCTTTCAGAAGGACGGCGAGAAG GGTAATTCAGTACATTCTTTTTCGACATCCACTGCTAAAACATCCGCTGCCACTAAACCCAGATCAGTGCCTCGGAAACGTGGCGCTTCGGCTG GTCGTGTCCCTGGCTCATTAAACCAAAGCAGTTTTGAGAAAGGTGACTTGCAATCCACTTTATTAGATGAAGATAAAAGTAGTCGACCAGAGCTTGATCTTTCACCTGTTACTG ATAAAAGTGCTTGTGAAGAGACTCATCATTCAAAACCTGTTTGCAAAGGAGCTACTGGGACACGTAAAAGCCGAGCAAAAAAG GGAAATGATGATGTTGTGATTGAAGAGCTGGAGTCTCTGACACTGCTTTTAACTTACCTAAGAATAAAG gcagaaaaaaatcttgctgagctggagaaaaaaacagaagagaacttGTTAAGGTTAtgtgaagaaaaggagagacagcAGGAGAAGCTCTGGGAGCTGAAGCGTGAAATTCTACTCaaagagagagagcagagactAGAGGAAGCATTAGACAAACAG ATGGATGTACTTTCCCCCCTTGTTGCTGTTTGTGAACAGTTTAAGGAGCAATATAAAAACTTTGCTACTTCGCTGGATGCCGCTAGACATAAATTACCCATCAGGAATATTCACATAGAAGGAGATGCACAAACATACCTTG ATGGCCTGCAGAAGGAGTTAactgtcacacaggaacttctgGCAGAAATTATGCCACGCTACTCAGAAGAAAGCACACAAGTGTTTGGGGTACTGAAAGACCTTAAAGAAGTCTCTCAGAAACTGGATCAAGAGATTCAAAG GAGCTCCACACAAGTGCAGAACCTGGCGTTTGAAgttagtaaagaagtttctctgtgtaaccaaagaaaatgtgaagagcAGCATGGACCAGATGTTGTAAGAGACTGGTACTTCGGCTAA